In Rheinheimera sp. MM224, one DNA window encodes the following:
- the radA gene encoding DNA repair protein RadA, with protein sequence MAKTKSAYVCNDCGADFVRWQGQCTECGTWNSISEVRLPSVTKQQRFDGYAGATAAKVIRLDQVDLQDVPRFSSGFAEFDRVLGGGIVPGSAILIGGSPGAGKSTLLLQIMCGLATTDKALYVTGEESLQQVALRANRLGLPTQNLMMLAETNVETICQLAQQEKPRIMVIDSIQVMQMTDIQSAPGSVSQVRESAAYLTRFAKQHNVAVIMVGHVTKDGSLAGPKVLEHCIDCSILLDGDTDNRFRTLRGNKNRFGAVNELGVFAMTGQGMREVKNPSAIFLSRGKEDTPGSIVMVLWEGTRPLLVEIQGLVDYSPLNNPRRVTLGMEQNRISMLLAVLHRHAGIQMADQDVFVNVVGGVKVNETSADLATLLALVSSFKNKALPNELVVFGEVGLSGEIRPVPSGQERLKEAAKHGFKRAIVPVANAPKEAIPGMTVVAVSKLSEALDAL encoded by the coding sequence ATGGCTAAAACTAAGAGCGCGTACGTCTGTAATGACTGTGGCGCTGACTTTGTCCGCTGGCAAGGCCAATGCACTGAGTGTGGCACCTGGAATAGTATCAGCGAAGTGCGTTTACCCAGCGTCACAAAACAGCAACGTTTTGACGGTTATGCCGGCGCTACTGCAGCTAAGGTGATCCGGCTTGACCAGGTTGACTTGCAGGATGTGCCACGTTTTAGCTCTGGTTTTGCTGAATTCGACCGCGTGCTGGGTGGCGGTATAGTGCCAGGCTCCGCCATATTAATTGGTGGCAGCCCTGGTGCTGGTAAAAGTACGCTACTGCTGCAAATTATGTGTGGTTTAGCCACTACAGACAAAGCTTTGTACGTCACAGGTGAAGAGTCGCTGCAACAAGTGGCGCTTCGGGCCAACAGATTAGGTCTACCGACACAAAACTTAATGATGCTGGCCGAAACTAATGTTGAAACTATTTGCCAGCTGGCACAGCAGGAAAAGCCACGCATTATGGTCATCGACTCGATTCAGGTGATGCAGATGACAGATATTCAGTCTGCACCTGGTAGCGTGTCGCAAGTGCGGGAAAGTGCGGCTTATTTAACGCGTTTTGCTAAGCAGCACAATGTGGCTGTCATTATGGTCGGTCATGTCACTAAAGATGGCTCCCTGGCTGGTCCCAAAGTACTGGAGCATTGCATCGACTGTTCTATTTTACTGGATGGTGATACCGACAACAGATTCCGCACTTTACGTGGCAATAAAAACCGTTTTGGAGCTGTTAATGAACTGGGCGTCTTTGCGATGACAGGGCAGGGCATGCGTGAGGTGAAAAACCCATCCGCTATATTTTTAAGCCGGGGTAAAGAAGATACGCCAGGCTCTATCGTCATGGTGTTGTGGGAAGGAACCCGGCCTTTGCTGGTGGAAATTCAGGGCTTAGTCGATTATTCGCCATTAAATAATCCGCGCCGTGTCACCTTGGGTATGGAGCAAAACCGTATTTCGATGTTGCTCGCTGTATTACACCGTCATGCAGGCATTCAAATGGCCGATCAGGATGTGTTTGTGAACGTGGTAGGTGGTGTCAAGGTCAATGAAACCAGTGCTGACTTAGCTACTTTATTGGCATTAGTCTCGAGTTTTAAAAATAAAGCTTTGCCTAACGAGCTGGTGGTATTTGGTGAAGTGGGTTTGTCCGGTGAAATCCGCCCTGTACCCAGTGGCCAGGAGCGCTTAAAAGAAGCAGCGAAACATGGCTTTAAACGCGCGATAGTACCAGTGGCTAACGCGCCGAAAGAAGCTATTCCGGGAATGACAGTAGTCGCAGTCAGTAAGTTGTCTGAAGCATTGGACGCTTTGTAA
- a CDS encoding outer membrane protein assembly factor BamD yields MKVNFLAIIALALTLTACAGNKNAEEELVNTNQSAQQMYDEAKNVLDSGLYNRAIELLRAMESRYPFGPLSRQVQLDLIYAYYQSGDTTQSLASIDRFIRLNPNHPDLDYAYYMRGLSNIKVDENAFQEFVGIDRADRDMSSTKQGFEDFKILVSTYPNSKYANDARKRMFAIKETLVRYELLVADYYIRRGAHLAAANRCKYIVEYYRDSPQVEQALVIMVDSYDKLGLVKLRDDAKAVLLLNFPNALN; encoded by the coding sequence ATGAAAGTGAATTTTTTAGCCATAATCGCCCTAGCTTTAACACTAACCGCCTGTGCGGGGAACAAAAATGCTGAAGAAGAACTGGTAAATACCAACCAGTCTGCTCAACAAATGTATGACGAAGCCAAAAATGTGCTGGATTCCGGTCTGTATAACAGAGCTATTGAACTGTTAAGAGCCATGGAAAGCCGTTATCCATTTGGTCCATTGTCCCGTCAGGTGCAACTGGATTTGATTTATGCTTATTACCAAAGCGGCGATACCACCCAGTCGTTAGCCAGTATCGACCGTTTTATCCGCTTAAACCCAAACCATCCGGATCTGGATTACGCCTATTACATGCGTGGTTTAAGCAATATTAAAGTCGATGAAAATGCGTTTCAGGAGTTTGTCGGCATCGACCGCGCAGACCGCGATATGTCCAGTACCAAACAAGGTTTTGAAGATTTCAAAATCCTGGTTAGCACTTACCCGAACAGTAAATATGCTAATGATGCCAGAAAGCGTATGTTTGCCATTAAAGAAACGCTGGTGCGCTACGAATTGCTGGTTGCAGACTATTACATCCGCCGTGGTGCACATTTAGCTGCAGCCAACCGCTGTAAATACATAGTTGAGTACTACCGCGATTCGCCACAAGTAGAACAAGCCCTGGTGATCATGGTCGACAGTTATGACAAATTAGGCTTAGTGAAATTACGTGATGATGCCAAAGCGGTGTTGTTGCTGAACTTCCCTAACGCTCTGAATTAA
- the rluD gene encoding 23S rRNA pseudouridine(1911/1915/1917) synthase RluD — translation MTKQIKLAEIVPDHLFGKRLDQVLAEMFPDYSRSRIKEWILADWVQINGQLCNTPREKLLGGESVLIQAELPDDERFEAEPIDLNIVYEDEHIMVINKPAGLVVHPGAGNADGTLLNALLHHCPSIAEVPRAGIVHRLDKDTTGLMVIAKTIPAQTHLVEAMQEREITREYEAICHGTMTAGGTVDEPIGRHPTKRTHMAVTSSGRPAVTHYRVMEKFRAHTRLRLRLESGRTHQIRVHMTYINYPLVGDPVYAGRPRPPRKADEALLTVLRAFKRQALHAAMLRLAHPITSEIMEWHAPIPDDMVELTQALREDTDIHGLDFA, via the coding sequence ATGACAAAACAGATAAAACTTGCAGAAATTGTACCTGACCATCTATTTGGTAAGCGCTTAGATCAGGTATTGGCCGAAATGTTCCCGGACTATTCGCGTTCAAGAATAAAAGAATGGATTTTAGCCGATTGGGTTCAAATCAATGGCCAGCTATGTAACACCCCCAGAGAAAAATTGCTGGGCGGGGAGTCTGTATTGATCCAGGCCGAGTTACCGGATGACGAACGCTTTGAAGCTGAGCCTATCGATCTGAATATCGTTTATGAAGACGAGCACATTATGGTGATCAATAAGCCTGCGGGTTTAGTGGTGCATCCTGGTGCCGGTAATGCCGACGGTACTTTATTAAATGCCTTGTTACACCACTGTCCTTCTATTGCTGAAGTGCCACGTGCCGGCATAGTACATCGTCTGGATAAAGACACCACAGGTTTAATGGTGATAGCCAAAACTATTCCGGCTCAGACCCATTTGGTTGAAGCTATGCAGGAACGGGAAATTACCCGTGAATACGAAGCAATTTGCCACGGCACTATGACAGCGGGCGGTACAGTGGATGAGCCAATAGGCCGTCACCCCACCAAACGTACTCATATGGCAGTGACCAGTTCAGGTCGCCCTGCAGTGACTCACTACCGTGTGATGGAAAAATTCCGTGCTCATACCCGTTTGCGTTTACGTCTGGAATCTGGCCGTACTCACCAAATTCGTGTGCATATGACCTACATTAACTATCCGCTGGTTGGTGATCCTGTCTACGCAGGTCGTCCACGTCCACCGCGTAAAGCAGATGAAGCTCTGTTAACTGTATTACGTGCTTTTAAACGGCAGGCGTTGCATGCAGCTATGCTGCGTTTAGCTCACCCTATTACCAGTGAAATTATGGAATGGCATGCACCAATTCCTGACGATATGGTCGAGCTGACTCAGGCCTTACGTGAAGACACTGACATTCACGGTCTGGATTTTGCCTGA
- the pgeF gene encoding peptidoglycan editing factor PgeF, with protein MFKADWPAPFNVKTAISTREGGVSLPPYDGLNLGSHVYDRPEAVAQNRQLFKQQAKMPAEPLWLNQVHGTDCVVLEQTDFSVGPFTADASTTKTKGLVSVVLTADCLPVLFCDASGTQVAAAHAGWRGLVDGVLEQTLAQFPEPNSVMAWLGPAIGPAAFEVGDEVRLAFIEKDAKADAAFVAVPNKTGKWLADLYQLARLRLNACGVSQVYGGGFCTYTNSQAFYSYRRDGQTGRMASCIWID; from the coding sequence ATGTTCAAAGCTGACTGGCCTGCGCCATTTAATGTCAAAACAGCGATCAGTACTCGCGAGGGGGGCGTGTCTTTGCCTCCTTACGATGGATTGAATTTAGGCAGTCATGTTTATGACAGGCCTGAAGCTGTGGCGCAGAATCGTCAGCTTTTCAAACAACAGGCGAAGATGCCTGCTGAACCTTTGTGGCTAAACCAAGTGCATGGTACAGATTGCGTGGTGCTGGAACAGACTGATTTTTCAGTGGGTCCTTTTACCGCCGATGCCAGTACCACCAAAACCAAAGGTCTGGTGTCAGTGGTACTGACCGCTGATTGCCTGCCTGTATTGTTTTGTGATGCGTCTGGTACTCAGGTCGCTGCTGCTCATGCCGGTTGGCGTGGTTTGGTAGACGGAGTGCTGGAACAAACGCTGGCTCAGTTTCCCGAACCCAACAGCGTAATGGCATGGTTAGGCCCTGCTATTGGCCCCGCAGCTTTTGAAGTGGGGGATGAAGTACGTCTGGCTTTTATTGAAAAAGACGCCAAAGCTGACGCTGCTTTTGTGGCTGTTCCGAATAAAACAGGTAAATGGCTGGCTGATTTATATCAACTGGCGCGTTTACGTTTGAATGCTTGTGGAGTTTCACAAGTCTACGGTGGCGGTTTTTGCACTTACACCAACTCACAAGCTTTTTATTCCTACCGCCGTGATGGTCAAACAGGCCGGATGGCGTCTTGTATCTGGATTGACTGA
- the clpB gene encoding ATP-dependent chaperone ClpB → MRLDRFTSKFQLAIAEAQSMALGRDHQFIEPIHLMHALLNQEGGSTKDLFSKIGVNTNELRSKLSQALERLPKVDGVDANVQLSAATINLLNLCDKYAQKRKDQYISSELFVLAACEDKSELGHLLRLLGVDKAVVEKAIEQIRGGQNVDDPNAEDSRQALNKYTVDLTARAEAGKLDPVIGRDEEIRRCIQVLQRRTKNNPVLIGEPGVGKTAIVEGLALRIINKEVPEGLKDKRVLSLDMGSLLAGAKYRGEFEERLKAVLNELSKEEGRVILFIDEIHTMVGAGKADGAMDAGNMLKPALARGELHCLGATTLDEYRKYIEKDAALERRFQKVIVDEPSVEDTIAILRGLKERYELHHAVEITDPAIVAAATLSHRYVSDRQLPDKAIDLIDEAASSIRMQMDSKPEELDRLERRIIQLKLEDNALAKETDDATKKRRDMIQEQIRELDLKYNELDEVWSSEKAALQGTQNIKADLEQARLDMEVARRAGDLNRMSQLKYERIPALEKRLDLASQVDMHEMRLLRNKVTEQEIADVLSKATGIPVSKMLEGERDKLLRMEQELQKRVVGQAEALEAVSNSIRRSRAGLSDPNKPIGSFLFLGPTGVGKTELTKALAQFLFDTEDALIRIDMSEFMEKHTVSRLVGAPPGYVGYEEGGYLTEAVRRKPYSVVLLDEVEKAHPDVFNILLQVLDDGRLTDGQGRTVDFKNTVIIMTSNLGSDLIQEHYQHQDYQQMKDMLMEVLSKQFRPEFLNRLDETVVFHPLDNAHIRHIASIQLQRLRLRLQDKGFGLSVTDAALDLLAAAGFDAVFGARPLKRAIQHYIENPLAQTLLKGQIKPNAVVTVDAQEGQFVIGSASAH, encoded by the coding sequence ATGAGACTCGACAGATTTACCAGTAAATTCCAGTTGGCAATAGCCGAAGCTCAGTCTATGGCGTTAGGCCGTGACCATCAGTTTATTGAACCCATTCATTTAATGCATGCTTTGCTGAACCAGGAAGGTGGCTCCACCAAAGATCTGTTCAGCAAAATTGGCGTCAATACCAACGAACTGCGTTCCAAATTATCGCAGGCGTTAGAGCGGCTGCCAAAAGTCGATGGCGTAGATGCTAATGTGCAGCTTTCTGCTGCCACTATTAACCTGCTGAATCTATGTGACAAGTATGCGCAAAAACGCAAAGACCAATATATTTCCAGCGAGTTATTTGTGTTGGCTGCCTGTGAAGATAAATCAGAACTGGGCCATTTATTACGCCTGTTGGGTGTCGATAAAGCTGTGGTTGAAAAAGCCATAGAACAAATCCGTGGTGGCCAGAATGTCGATGATCCCAATGCTGAAGATAGCCGCCAGGCTTTAAACAAATATACGGTGGATTTAACGGCACGGGCTGAGGCTGGCAAGTTAGATCCAGTCATAGGCCGTGATGAAGAAATCCGCCGTTGTATTCAGGTGCTGCAGCGCCGCACTAAGAACAACCCAGTGCTGATTGGTGAACCTGGTGTGGGTAAAACTGCCATAGTCGAAGGTTTAGCGCTGCGTATTATCAATAAAGAAGTGCCGGAAGGTTTAAAAGACAAACGAGTTCTGTCTTTGGATATGGGGTCTTTATTGGCGGGCGCTAAGTATCGCGGTGAATTTGAAGAACGTTTAAAGGCGGTATTGAACGAGCTTTCAAAAGAAGAAGGCCGGGTCATTCTGTTTATCGATGAAATTCATACCATGGTCGGTGCAGGCAAAGCCGATGGTGCTATGGATGCCGGCAATATGCTCAAACCTGCGTTAGCACGCGGCGAGCTGCATTGTTTAGGCGCAACCACTTTGGATGAATACCGCAAATACATTGAAAAAGATGCGGCGCTGGAGCGACGTTTCCAGAAAGTGATAGTGGACGAACCTTCAGTGGAAGACACTATCGCCATTTTGCGAGGCTTAAAAGAACGCTACGAGCTGCACCACGCAGTAGAAATTACCGATCCGGCTATAGTGGCAGCTGCTACTTTGTCGCACCGTTATGTCAGCGACCGGCAACTGCCGGATAAAGCCATTGATTTAATTGACGAAGCGGCTTCCAGTATCCGGATGCAGATGGACTCTAAGCCAGAAGAGCTGGACAGATTAGAGCGGCGTATTATTCAGCTGAAGCTGGAAGACAATGCGCTGGCTAAAGAAACAGACGACGCGACAAAAAAACGCCGTGACATGATCCAGGAACAAATTCGTGAACTGGATTTGAAATACAACGAACTGGATGAAGTTTGGTCTTCAGAAAAAGCGGCTTTGCAGGGCACACAAAATATCAAAGCGGACTTAGAACAAGCCCGGCTGGATATGGAAGTAGCACGTCGTGCCGGCGATTTAAACCGTATGTCGCAGCTGAAATACGAACGTATCCCCGCTTTGGAAAAACGGCTGGATTTAGCCTCACAAGTGGATATGCACGAAATGAGGCTGCTTAGAAACAAAGTCACCGAGCAGGAAATTGCTGATGTGTTGTCCAAAGCCACTGGCATTCCGGTCAGTAAAATGCTTGAAGGTGAGCGCGATAAACTGCTTCGTATGGAGCAGGAATTGCAAAAACGTGTGGTAGGCCAGGCCGAAGCATTGGAAGCTGTGTCCAACTCTATCCGTCGTTCCCGTGCAGGTTTGTCCGATCCGAATAAACCTATAGGGTCATTCCTGTTTTTAGGCCCGACAGGTGTGGGTAAAACCGAGCTGACTAAAGCCTTAGCCCAGTTCTTGTTCGATACCGAAGATGCTTTGATCCGCATTGATATGTCGGAGTTTATGGAAAAACACACAGTATCGCGTTTAGTCGGTGCGCCGCCTGGATATGTCGGCTATGAAGAGGGTGGTTATTTAACTGAGGCTGTAAGGCGTAAACCTTATTCAGTGGTGCTATTGGATGAAGTAGAAAAAGCCCATCCTGATGTGTTTAACATTCTGTTGCAGGTGTTGGATGATGGCCGTTTAACAGACGGACAAGGTCGCACAGTCGACTTTAAAAACACAGTGATCATTATGACGTCGAACTTAGGCTCAGACCTGATTCAGGAGCATTACCAGCATCAGGATTATCAACAAATGAAAGATATGCTGATGGAAGTGCTGAGCAAACAGTTCAGACCTGAGTTTTTAAACCGGCTGGATGAAACTGTCGTGTTCCACCCGCTGGATAACGCCCATATCCGCCATATCGCTTCTATTCAGCTGCAGCGCCTGCGTTTGCGGTTGCAGGATAAAGGCTTTGGTTTGTCGGTGACAGATGCCGCCTTGGATCTGCTGGCTGCAGCAGGTTTTGATGCCGTCTTTGGTGCACGGCCATTAAAACGGGCTATTCAGCATTATATTGAAAACCCATTGGCTCAGACTTTACTCAAAGGTCAGATTAAACCCAATGCAGTCGTGACTGTCGATGCGCAGGAAGGGCAGTTTGTGATTGGTTCTGCCAGCGCACATTAA